The Methanosphaera sp. sequence CTATTTTATCAATAGGGTTTTTAAGATAGATTATTTCTGATACTTCATTTATATATTGCATCATCTTTTTAATAGTTTCATCTTTATCTGTATTGTTATATATTACAGGTACCTTGAAAAGTTCTGCCTTTTCAATTAAATCATTATTAATAATACGATTTTCCTTGAAATAGTCAAGTTGTGTTCCACCACGTTTTATTGCCATTGCACGTTGAATAAAACGTTCCTTGTGTGTTTGTTCATCTGTTGTAAGAATAAAAAAGTATACATGTGCAAAGTTTTCAAACTGTTTAACATCAATAAGACCAGGAACAAGATGTACACCTTCTATGATAATTGAATCCTTATCACGTATTGATCTTGCAATAACTTTTTCAATTGCTGGAATTACAAACGATGAATGTTCCTCAAATCCTGCTACTATTAGTTTTTCTTCATCTGGAAAATTAAATTCATCACGAAGAGATGTATATGCATCATATGATGATTTATGTAGTGCTGGTGCATACTCAGATCCTATAACTCCACGTACTATTTCACGTATAAAATCTGTTTCAATTAAATATTTTATATCGAGTTTTTTTGATATTTCATATGCAATAGTTGACTTTCCCACACCTGATGCTGAACCAATTAAAATTACATAAGGCTTCATTTAAATCACACCTTCTTAAAACAATTACATTATAATAATACACATATTCATTAATTCTATTTTTATATTAAAAATATATAATTTTTCAACAATCTAATAATACTTTTAATTAAATATTATAGTTTTTAATACTTATCTATTTTAATAGGATAAATATTTTAATTAAAAAAAAGAAGATTTTTACTTTAAATTTTTAAATATAACAATAAAAAAAAAAGGAATAATATTTTAATTATAAAAAAAAAGGAGAAGTTGAAAAGAAAATTTACATTATTTCTACGTCAACTTTTCTTCCTTTAATTTTAGGTACTGTAATTGTAAGTACAGAATCTTCAAATTCTGCTGTTACTTCATTAATTGCTACTTCTTCTGGAAGTGGAATTACAGTTTTTGTTAATCCTGAACATCTTGTACTTTTAATTAATTTTACATCTTCTGGTATATCTTCTGGGAATGTTGCATCTACTTCTATTGATTCTGTTGAAATTTTAAGTGATACATCATCTTTTGCTACACGTGGAAGATCAATTTTTGCTACAAGATCTTCTTCTGTTACATATAAATCAAATGCTGGTTTGTTTGTTCTTAATTCTTCTACTGTTTTATTAAATTCTGACTGTTTTGATTTAATATTTTCAAAGAGATCTCCAAGTATACGATCAGCTGCTTTTTTAGCTTCATCTTTTACTTCATTACCATATACTTCATAGTCTACACTATCAGTTTTAGCTTCACTTTCATCTGCTTCAACTTTTTCATCTGCAACTTTTTCTTCAACATCTATCTTTTCTACTTCTTCAACTTCTATTACATTTTCATCTTTATTTTCTATATTTTTTTCATCTGCCATTTTATTTGACCACACTATAAATTTTTATAATACATAATTTTAGTAAAGTATTATTTAAATATTTGTTATTTTTACATATTAAATCCTTTTAAAATACATAAAAAAGTATATGAAACTATGAAAAAATATGAAAAAAATAGTTTAGTTAAAATTTTAGTTAATATATTAAAAAAAAAGTATAAAAAAAAATAAATAAGTGAAGATGTGTATATTTATTTTCTTGGATGTCTTAGTTGATACTTTTCATTGTATGCATCAATTTCATCCTGTTTTCCAATATCCTCAATTAGAGAACGTACATCCTCAATACAGCTTAAATCATTAATACTTGTCTTAAATATTGGATCATCAATTTTTGCTGAGTATTCCTCAATTATTGATTCATCCTCGAGAAGATCAGTCTTATTAAATAAACATATCATTGGTGTGTCAAATACATCTTTAATTTCACTATATAATAGGTACTGATTTTCCATTATATATCCTGATGTTTCAGATGGATCAAAAATGTAGATTATAACATTTCCAAGATGTTCAAGAGCAGCAATTGCATTTAATTCTATTTCATTCATATCATCAATTGATCTATCAAGAAGACCTGGTGTGTCAATTATCTGATACTTTTTATAGTTACGTTCATAGTTTCCTATTTGAAGTCCCTGTGTTGTAAATGGATAGTTTGCAACTTTTGGTGTTGCATCTGTAATATTATTTAGAAGTGTTGATTTTCCAACATTTGGAAATCCTGCAATTACAGCACGTATAGCATTAAAGTTAATGTTTGGCATATTTTTAAGTTCACGTTTTGCAAAGTCAAGGAAGTCAAGTTCATCTTCTATTCTTTTTACAACAGATACAATTCTTCCATATGCCTCTTTTCTTATTGGTATTGCACTGAGTGAATCAGATTTTCTAATTTGTGATGTATACTGTGCTTGGATCTGTTTAAGTACACCAAGTGCCCAGAAAACAGCACCAAGAGAATGTTTATACTGATCTATTCCCACCACAATATCTATGTAGTCCTGGTAGAATTCTGGTAATTCCTCAAGTATTGGTGTTTCTGTAATTATACGATTAAATGTTGCATTAATTGTATCACATGCAGTATCTACTCTTACTTCTTCTATTCTTTTTCCTTTAACACGTGGGTGTAGTTTTGAGCTTCTTACCTTTGATGCTGCTCTACTTGCACGGTTAAATCCTTTATCTATCAGCTCATCTGGTGTTGGTATTTGTGGTAATTTCATTTATTACAACTCACTAATTATCATTTTTTATTATTTTATCTATCTTTATTTATCTCAAATTATTATCTTATTGGGATCCACCAACTACAGCTTCAGATACTTTAATATGTGGTCCTCCATCACCTACAGGTGCTGTTTGTCCATCTTTTCCACAGAATCCTACACTTAAATTAAAGTCTGAACCTACACCTACTACATGATTTAGTATGTCAAGTGTACTTCCAGAGAGTGACACATCACGTAGATGATCTTTAAGTTCTCCATTTTCAATAGTGTATGCTTCATCAGCATTAAATTGGAATACTCCACGACCAGTATCTACTTGTCCTCCACTTGATCCTTTAAGATAAATACCATCATGCATATCTTCAATTAACTCATCAAATGATGAATCACCTGGTTTAATATATGTATTACTCATACGTACAATTGGCTGATCTTTTATTGGTGATCTTGCATTTCCACTTGATTCCATTCCAAGTTTCTGAGCAGTTTGACGTGAAGAAAGAAGTGATGTTAAAACACCATCTGTTACAAGTGTATTTTTTGATGTTTTTGTTCCTTCAACATCGTATTTATAGTATCCGAAACCATCTTTACGTGATGCATCATCAATAACTGTTATTAGTTCTGATCCAATTTTTTCTCCCATCTTATCTTTTAGTATTGAATCGTTTTGAAGTATTATATCTGCCTCTGATGCATGTCCTAATGCTTCATGTATAAATACTCCTGCAAGTTCAGAATCAAGTATTACTGGGAACTTTCCACTTGGTGGTGTTTTTGCATCAAGAAGACTTATAGCTTTTTTTGAAAGTTCTTCTCCAAATTCATTAAGATCTGCATTTTGAACTATTTCAAATCCTCCAACTCCACCAATGCTGTTGTGTGAAAATTGCATAATATTTCCTTCATTTGCAACACAATTCATTGAAAAGATTAATCTATTATTATTTGATAGTATATTCATAGATTCTGTACTTAAAAGAAGGTTTTGTGATTGTGCTTCTGAAAATGTAATACTTGTACTTTTTATTTCATCTGCAACTGCTGCATTATTTGCATCTTTCATTGCCTGGATTTTTTCATCAAAGTCTACATCTTCAATTTTAAGTTTTGCTTCTGATTTAACAACATCTTCTTGTGGATTTGCCTTTGTAAGTTCTACATCACTTCTTAGTTTTGATGCAAGTTGTACAGCTTTTTCTGCTACTTCTTCTACTTTTGATATTTCTGTTGTATATGCTGATCCCCATGCTCCATTTTTAAGTACTCGTATTGATACAGCAAAGTTTATTCCTGTATCTACATTGTCAATTTTACCATCTTTCATGATGATAGCATTGTTTGTTGAATCTCCTACTCTTATGTCTGCATAGTCTACTTTTGGGTCTATTTTATCTATTACTTTTTGGAAATAATCCACATCAATTGGATTTGTCATAATCATTTTGCCTCCCTTTATAGTTTCTATGTAATATTTCATTTTTTATGTTAAAATGGGATTTCTAATATTAAATCTGAGAAAAAATATAAAATTTAGTTATAAATTTTAACATAAAAAAGATTCTTCTTTTTATTAAAAAAATAGTTTAATTTAATTTTAATTTCTCTTTTCATAATAATACTAAATTTAGTTATATAATAGTTATGTTTTTATATTAATAAATAATTTTTACATATAAATAGAAAAATACCTGATAACTATTATGAAAAAAATAAGATTTAATAATTTTTTATCTCAAAAAAAGATTTAAAAAAAAGATGGAGAGTATTAAATTAATTGTAAATCTATTTATTTAAAAGTTTAAGAACTGCATCGTATGCATCAGCTGCTGTTAGTGGATATCCTTCATATTTGAAATCTACATCAGGATTTTCTGATAGTTTTTCAAATAATTCTGCAATCCATGGAAGTCTTAGATTTGCTTCTTCTATAGTTGCATGATCTGTAAATACTTCACGACAGTTTCCTTCTTTAATAATTCGTCCATCTGTTATTACTTTTACATCATCTGAATATAATGGAACTAGATCTACATCGTGTGTTGATATGATAATTGTCATACCTTCACGATTTAGGTCATATAGTAGTTGCATTATTTTTGATGCACCTTTAGGGTCAAGTCCACTTGTAGGTTCATCAAGAACCATAATTCTTGGCTGCATTGCAAGAATTCCAGCGATTGCTACACGTTTCTTTTGACCTCCACTTAGGTGGTGTGGTGCTTTTTTTGTGTAGTCTGCCATTCCTACTTTTTCTAGTGCATCAAGTGATCTTGCTTTTACTTCTTCTTCTGATAATCCCATATTCATAGGTCCAAATGATACATCCTCTATTACTGTTGGTGCAAATAGTTGATCATCAGGATTTTGGAAAACAATTCCTACCTTGGATCTTGCCTTAAGTAGGCTTTTTTTGTTGTATTTAAGTTCTTCTCCTTCTATTTCAACAGTACCACTTGTTGGCTCGATAATTCCATTGAAGTGTAGAAAGAGTGTACTTTTTCCTGCTCCATTTGTTCCCATGAGTGATATCATTTCACCTTCATGGATTTGTATGCTGATTCCTTTTAGTGCTTCTGTTCCATCAGGATAGTTGTATTTTAAATCTTTTGTTTCTAAAATTATATCGCTCATATAAAACCCGATTCCTGTTATGATTATACTTAATTTATATTCTTACCTTATATTAAATTAGCATCTTTTTTTATCTATACATGTATTAAGTATGGTATTACATTAATTGATCCTGTAATGTATACAAAATACATTAAAGCTACTAAAAATACTACAAGTACTATCCAGTGTAGTATTGGTACATCATGTATTGATTCTCCATTATCTACAAATGCTAAAACACCATCATATCCTCGTGCTGCAAGTGCTTTATACGATGTTTCACCCTGATCCCATGTTCGTATAAATACCATTCCAGCAAGTGATCCGAGACATGTCATCCAGCTTTTATATGATGTATATCCAAGTCTTGTTTTTTGTGAATTAAACATTGTACTTGTCACATCTAAAAACATGAATATGTATCTATACATTAGTATTGCTAGATCTGTAAATATTGTTGGAAAATGTAATTCATTAAATATTGCAAATATTCTATTTACAGGTGTTGTTGTTATTAAAAATGCTAGGGCTGAAAATCCACCCATCACCTTAAAGAATACTAAAACTCCACGATTAAGTCCATCTGCTGTTATTCCCCATCCAAAGAGTCCTAGTGACCATATCTGATCTCCTACTCCGAAGAAGAATGCCATGAAAACTACTGAAATTAATGCAAATGCAAATGGTATTGATAGAAATGTAATATAGAATTTCTTTGGAATACCTGCCTTAAATACTGTAAGTATTGAGCAAAATATCAGTAGAAATATTGGTGCAATTGGTGAGTTTGCAAATAGGTTTATAATTAATATACTCAAAGCAAAAATTGTCTTATAGTAGATATTACTATCTGTTAGGTTATTATTCATTGAATAATAATCCAGTGTATCTTTAAATATTGACATATATTAAATCACCATAATAATAATTTAAGAAAATATTTGAGAAAAATAAAAATAAAAAAAAATGAGAAAAGTAGGGAGAAGATTTATAGTTAACTAATTAACTTTATATCTATTGTTCTACTTTTCCGCCTCTGTTCCATTTACCGAATACATATCCGATGATTAGTCCACCGACAGCTGCTTGTAAACAGAAGATTAAACATTCAATTTCTCCACTAGGTGGTTCCCAGAGTGGTTCTGCCCATACTTCATAGTTAGGGTTTTGTACCGCTACTTGATCTCCACCTTGATCGTCTGATCCACCGAAGTATCCATCGTCTTCACCGTGACCGTTATATATTGTAAGAGGTGCAACGATTAATACTGCGACAATTATTAATCCGATTATTGTTTTTGTATCAACCATTTTAATTTGCTCCTGCTTGTTCTTTAGCCAATTCTTCTTGGCTTAATACGTGTAATTTTACAAGTATATCTGGTCTTGATTTAAATACGTAGTCGTAAATGATTGTTGTTAATATACCTTCTGCAATTGCAAGTGGTATTTGTGTTACAGCGAAGATTCCAAGGAATGTTACAATAGCTGTTGTGATTGATTCACCTGGGAATGCAAGTGAAAGTTGTACTGCTGTTGTTACATATGTTAATAAATCTGCTATAAATGCTGTAAAGAACATTGATATTGATGAAGATACATTCATTTTTCTTAGTGCTTTCCATACTAACCATCCACAGAATGGTCCTACAATACCCATTGATACAATGTTAGCACCTAAGGTTGTAAGTCCACCGTGTGCAAGAAGGATAGCTTGGAATAATAATACGATTACTGCTAGAACAGCTGTAACTGCAGGGCCAAAGTATACTGTACCTAGTCCGTTACCACATGGGTGTGAACAACTTCCTGTTACTGATGGCATTTTTAATGATGATAAAATAAACATGAATGCTCCTGATAATGCAAGAAGTGGTTTTGCATCGTCAGTTTCTGCAAATGCTTTTTTTATCTGCATTAATCCATAAATTACTACAGGAATAGCTACTATAAACCATACAGCACACCATTCTGGAGGCAAGTAACCTTCCATAATGTGCATATTAGTTTTCCTCCATATAAAATATATTAATTTATGTTTAATTTTTAATTGTAATTATCTCATTTAATTTTATCTTATTGATACTAAATGATAATTAATTATTGATTTATTAAATAAAATATTTATATATTTTGGTATTGTATTAAAAAAAGGTTGAATTAAACAATTTTAAAAAAAAATGATAATAATTAAAAAAGAAGTAATACAAATATATTTAAAATTAATCAATTTAAAAATAATTGTATTTTTTTATAAAAAATATGTTTTTATTTAATAAGAACTAATTAAAAAAAATTTGTCTACTTTTTAATTTTTTTTGAATAATTTAATATTAAATCTTTTATTATAAATACTCTTCTATAAAATTAAATACACATCTTTAAATCTGAAAAACCTACAACTAATAAAAATAAAATTTTTTTACAAATAAAAAATAGAAATAATACTATGAAAGTTAAAAATCAAATAATACTA is a genomic window containing:
- a CDS encoding AAA family ATPase, giving the protein MKPYVILIGSASGVGKSTIAYEISKKLDIKYLIETDFIREIVRGVIGSEYAPALHKSSYDAYTSLRDEFNFPDEEKLIVAGFEEHSSFVIPAIEKVIARSIRDKDSIIIEGVHLVPGLIDVKQFENFAHVYFFILTTDEQTHKERFIQRAMAIKRGGTQLDYFKENRIINNDLIEKAELFKVPVIYNNTDKDETIKKMMQYINEVSEIIYLKNPIDKIGEAQDIITNNCGRIVNVGYYLPGFSQPFIRCIDDENQLTRNIDDEDRKTNERKSLEALFELSDNIYSHKIYAPDKRRLNKIIRELKEKNLLYNKSEINNIQEDEN
- a CDS encoding Hsp20/alpha crystallin family protein, producing the protein MADEKNIENKDENVIEVEEVEKIDVEEKVADEKVEADESEAKTDSVDYEVYGNEVKDEAKKAADRILGDLFENIKSKQSEFNKTVEELRTNKPAFDLYVTEEDLVAKIDLPRVAKDDVSLKISTESIEVDATFPEDIPEDVKLIKSTRCSGLTKTVIPLPEEVAINEVTAEFEDSVLTITVPKIKGRKVDVEIM
- a CDS encoding GTPase, whose translation is MKLPQIPTPDELIDKGFNRASRAASKVRSSKLHPRVKGKRIEEVRVDTACDTINATFNRIITETPILEELPEFYQDYIDIVVGIDQYKHSLGAVFWALGVLKQIQAQYTSQIRKSDSLSAIPIRKEAYGRIVSVVKRIEDELDFLDFAKRELKNMPNINFNAIRAVIAGFPNVGKSTLLNNITDATPKVANYPFTTQGLQIGNYERNYKKYQIIDTPGLLDRSIDDMNEIELNAIAALEHLGNVIIYIFDPSETSGYIMENQYLLYSEIKDVFDTPMICLFNKTDLLEDESIIEEYSAKIDDPIFKTSINDLSCIEDVRSLIEDIGKQDEIDAYNEKYQLRHPRK
- a CDS encoding TldD/PmbA family protein, producing the protein MTNPIDVDYFQKVIDKIDPKVDYADIRVGDSTNNAIIMKDGKIDNVDTGINFAVSIRVLKNGAWGSAYTTEISKVEEVAEKAVQLASKLRSDVELTKANPQEDVVKSEAKLKIEDVDFDEKIQAMKDANNAAVADEIKSTSITFSEAQSQNLLLSTESMNILSNNNRLIFSMNCVANEGNIMQFSHNSIGGVGGFEIVQNADLNEFGEELSKKAISLLDAKTPPSGKFPVILDSELAGVFIHEALGHASEADIILQNDSILKDKMGEKIGSELITVIDDASRKDGFGYYKYDVEGTKTSKNTLVTDGVLTSLLSSRQTAQKLGMESSGNARSPIKDQPIVRMSNTYIKPGDSSFDELIEDMHDGIYLKGSSGGQVDTGRGVFQFNADEAYTIENGELKDHLRDVSLSGSTLDILNHVVGVGSDFNLSVGFCGKDGQTAPVGDGGPHIKVSEAVVGGSQ
- a CDS encoding ATP-binding cassette domain-containing protein, which produces MSDIILETKDLKYNYPDGTEALKGISIQIHEGEMISLMGTNGAGKSTLFLHFNGIIEPTSGTVEIEGEELKYNKKSLLKARSKVGIVFQNPDDQLFAPTVIEDVSFGPMNMGLSEEEVKARSLDALEKVGMADYTKKAPHHLSGGQKKRVAIAGILAMQPRIMVLDEPTSGLDPKGASKIMQLLYDLNREGMTIIISTHDVDLVPLYSDDVKVITDGRIIKEGNCREVFTDHATIEEANLRLPWIAELFEKLSENPDVDFKYEGYPLTAADAYDAVLKLLNK
- the cbiQ gene encoding cobalt ECF transporter T component CbiQ, whose amino-acid sequence is MSIFKDTLDYYSMNNNLTDSNIYYKTIFALSILIINLFANSPIAPIFLLIFCSILTVFKAGIPKKFYITFLSIPFAFALISVVFMAFFFGVGDQIWSLGLFGWGITADGLNRGVLVFFKVMGGFSALAFLITTTPVNRIFAIFNELHFPTIFTDLAILMYRYIFMFLDVTSTMFNSQKTRLGYTSYKSWMTCLGSLAGMVFIRTWDQGETSYKALAARGYDGVLAFVDNGESIHDVPILHWIVLVVFLVALMYFVYITGSINVIPYLIHV
- a CDS encoding energy-coupling factor ABC transporter substrate-binding protein yields the protein MVDTKTIIGLIIVAVLIVAPLTIYNGHGEDDGYFGGSDDQGGDQVAVQNPNYEVWAEPLWEPPSGEIECLIFCLQAAVGGLIIGYVFGKWNRGGKVEQ
- the cbiM gene encoding cobalt ECF transporter S component CbiM yields the protein MHIMEGYLPPEWCAVWFIVAIPVVIYGLMQIKKAFAETDDAKPLLALSGAFMFILSSLKMPSVTGSCSHPCGNGLGTVYFGPAVTAVLAVIVLLFQAILLAHGGLTTLGANIVSMGIVGPFCGWLVWKALRKMNVSSSISMFFTAFIADLLTYVTTAVQLSLAFPGESITTAIVTFLGIFAVTQIPLAIAEGILTTIIYDYVFKSRPDILVKLHVLSQEELAKEQAGAN